From one Rhizobium rosettiformans genomic stretch:
- a CDS encoding ABC transporter ATP-binding protein has product MPRLTLSTVSKRFDDFQAVDGVSLTIPDGAFLALLGPSGSGKTTVLRLIAGLEVPDGGEILFDETIVAGHGAFLPPEKRGIGMVFQSYALWPTMTVRGNIEFGLKVGGLKPRERAARIEEVLKVVGLAGLGDRRPHELSGGQRQRVALARSLATRPNLILLDEPLANLDAHLREAMLAEFRRIHSLTGSTFVFVTHDQDEAMAVATHVAVMDHGRLEQLATPEELYRKPASPMVARFIGRGRTLPVRVLKSEGGRTRVMLGQQLLDMPGNAPVGYGWLCFHASDLKRVNEGGHLKTELVGQVFQNGSLLSHCLPTEIDGDVVSLPLDERIAPGTPIELVITDGWVIGEGRGTHSNGDVTRRSSTCRPGVISLR; this is encoded by the coding sequence TTGCCGCGTCTTACTCTTTCCACCGTCTCGAAGCGATTTGACGATTTTCAGGCTGTCGACGGGGTCTCGCTCACAATCCCCGACGGTGCATTTCTCGCCCTGCTCGGTCCTTCGGGCTCAGGCAAGACCACCGTGCTGCGGCTGATCGCGGGGCTGGAGGTGCCTGACGGGGGTGAAATTCTCTTCGACGAGACGATCGTTGCCGGGCATGGCGCCTTCCTTCCTCCGGAAAAGCGGGGGATCGGCATGGTATTCCAGTCCTACGCGCTGTGGCCGACGATGACCGTACGCGGCAACATCGAATTTGGCCTGAAGGTCGGCGGATTGAAACCCCGAGAACGCGCTGCACGGATCGAGGAGGTGCTGAAGGTCGTCGGCCTCGCGGGTCTCGGCGACAGACGCCCGCACGAGCTGTCCGGCGGACAGCGTCAGCGCGTGGCGCTGGCCCGCTCGCTTGCGACCCGACCAAATCTGATCCTCCTCGACGAGCCGCTCGCCAACCTCGACGCGCATCTGCGCGAGGCGATGCTTGCCGAATTCCGTCGCATCCACAGCCTGACCGGCTCCACCTTCGTCTTCGTCACCCATGACCAGGACGAGGCCATGGCGGTCGCGACCCATGTAGCCGTCATGGACCACGGTCGGCTGGAGCAATTGGCAACGCCGGAGGAGCTCTACCGGAAGCCGGCCTCGCCGATGGTCGCCCGCTTCATCGGGCGCGGTCGCACACTGCCGGTCCGGGTGCTCAAATCGGAAGGCGGCCGGACCCGGGTGATGCTTGGCCAGCAACTTCTCGACATGCCGGGAAATGCACCCGTCGGCTATGGCTGGCTCTGCTTTCATGCCTCGGATCTCAAGCGCGTCAACGAGGGCGGACATCTGAAGACCGAACTCGTCGGCCAGGTCTTTCAGAACGGCAGCCTTCTCAGCCATTGCCTGCCGACCGAGATCGACGGCGACGTCGTCAGCCTGCCACTCGACGAGCGGATCGCGCCGGGCACGCCGATCGAACTTGTCATCACCGACGGCTGGGTAATCGGCGAAGGCCGGGGCACGCACAGCAACGGCGATGTCACACGAAGATCATCGACCTGTCGTCCGGGCGTCATCTCGCTGCGCTAG
- a CDS encoding GNAT family N-acetyltransferase: MERLKDSIHFIKIESIREEKCLEDCAGLTWKSYRPFLEAAQCDNRLALAACAGSVPVGLWLSARTPSEETPKTHTLLSLFVAPEWRRRGLATDLMQAAEGELSALGISSVTTSYSSILPGADAMSCLLRKQSWAEPVPDRIRICGRVGDTFATSRAWDLLLKRLQRQGVRYLSWEEAGDGVLEQAAAMVDAGEAPAWSDPRPWKDALSAEFSLAIFDGAGGLAGWVICERQEKLGRWYFPIGWVMPPEQDRGTLVGAYLEGSRRIQTGNGASALAVLEASPRQGRAWRLFEKHFSNFALWSDRLLISQKDLGIEPALLFE; encoded by the coding sequence TTGGAACGACTGAAGGACTCCATACATTTCATTAAAATTGAGAGCATACGTGAAGAAAAATGTCTGGAAGACTGTGCCGGTCTCACCTGGAAAAGCTATCGGCCGTTTCTTGAAGCAGCGCAGTGCGACAATCGCCTGGCTCTGGCCGCATGCGCGGGAAGCGTCCCCGTGGGATTGTGGTTGTCTGCCAGAACTCCTTCTGAAGAGACACCGAAAACCCACACCCTTCTATCGCTGTTTGTCGCCCCGGAATGGCGACGTCGCGGCTTAGCGACTGACCTCATGCAGGCGGCTGAGGGCGAGCTTTCAGCTCTTGGAATCTCATCTGTGACCACCAGCTATTCGTCGATATTGCCTGGCGCCGACGCGATGTCCTGCTTGTTGCGCAAACAATCATGGGCTGAACCTGTACCAGACCGCATTCGCATCTGCGGCCGTGTCGGTGATACGTTTGCCACCTCAAGGGCCTGGGATTTGCTGCTCAAGCGGCTGCAGCGCCAAGGTGTCCGCTATCTGAGTTGGGAAGAAGCCGGTGACGGCGTTCTCGAGCAAGCTGCGGCGATGGTCGATGCAGGTGAGGCACCCGCGTGGTCTGACCCGCGCCCATGGAAGGACGCCCTTTCCGCAGAGTTTTCACTGGCTATCTTTGATGGGGCAGGGGGACTAGCCGGTTGGGTCATATGTGAGCGCCAGGAGAAATTGGGCCGGTGGTATTTTCCCATTGGCTGGGTAATGCCGCCCGAACAGGATCGCGGGACATTGGTTGGCGCATATCTTGAAGGCTCGAGGCGCATTCAGACGGGCAATGGCGCGTCGGCACTTGCGGTCCTTGAAGCCTCACCCAGACAAGGCCGCGCATGGAGATTGTTCGAGAAGCACTTCTCAAACTTCGCACTTTGGTCCGATCGACTGCTGATCTCACAGAAAGATCTGGGCATCGAACCGGCACTGCTGTTTGAATAG
- a CDS encoding ABC transporter permease, which translates to MRKSAWGKARKAMPAWGGEHLLVSLLVLYVAATTLWPLARLFASAFQPGEDGTPLGLMLATLSSRSTLRALSGTLQTALLSVVVSTLIGVALAFAVSLLKLRTRAALTFLILMPLIVPSQTMALAWIELFGAQSPILKPLGLAAAPGSTNPLYSVGGIALVMGIEHMPLVFIAVRAALRALPCDLIEAARILGIPPGRIGTGIVLPIVMPSVLAGSLIAFTAAIGNFGVPALLGIPGRISVLTTLIYQRLNGFGPAAAGQVATLALVLAVMAALAIVMRNVVATRLAVPLPAGAPFVAQRSAPVIEILIWILVLILSLVPLAALTMTALLPAIGVAFGPDTISLDQFHAVLDNQTVRRAFGNSLWLALITAAISMLVAVPLAFVSSRRQNPVLRLLDIVIEAPWVVPGTVVALGMILAFLKPLPLVGISIYGTMMILVIAYLARFLPLVLRPVAAAAQSADPSLDEAARVTGAGLLRRILAIFLPGVLPAAAAGAILVVMTALNELTLSALLWSSGNETIGVMIFALQYEGNSTAAAAVAVLSTLLVLILAALATAAARRLPRGTLPWVD; encoded by the coding sequence ATGCGTAAATCCGCCTGGGGCAAGGCCCGAAAGGCTATGCCGGCTTGGGGAGGCGAGCATCTGCTCGTCTCCCTTCTCGTTCTCTATGTCGCCGCAACGACGCTCTGGCCGCTCGCCCGGCTGTTTGCCAGCGCCTTCCAGCCCGGCGAGGACGGTACACCGCTCGGGTTGATGCTCGCCACCTTGTCCAGCCGCTCGACCCTCAGAGCGCTTTCCGGCACGCTGCAGACGGCCCTTCTGTCTGTCGTCGTCTCGACGCTCATCGGCGTGGCGCTTGCCTTTGCCGTCAGCCTGCTCAAGCTCAGGACACGCGCAGCGCTGACCTTCCTCATCCTGATGCCGCTGATCGTGCCGTCGCAAACCATGGCGCTCGCCTGGATCGAACTCTTCGGCGCACAATCACCGATCCTCAAACCACTTGGCCTTGCCGCAGCGCCGGGTTCTACCAATCCACTCTATTCAGTGGGCGGAATAGCACTGGTCATGGGCATCGAGCACATGCCGCTCGTCTTCATCGCCGTGCGCGCCGCATTGCGGGCGCTGCCATGCGACCTGATCGAAGCTGCGCGCATTCTCGGCATCCCGCCCGGGCGGATCGGAACCGGCATCGTGCTGCCGATCGTCATGCCCTCGGTTCTCGCCGGCAGTCTGATCGCCTTCACCGCCGCGATCGGCAATTTCGGCGTGCCGGCACTGCTCGGCATTCCCGGCCGCATTTCTGTCCTGACGACGCTGATCTACCAGCGCCTCAACGGCTTTGGTCCGGCAGCGGCCGGACAGGTGGCGACGCTGGCCCTCGTGCTCGCCGTTATGGCAGCGCTCGCGATCGTCATGCGCAATGTCGTTGCGACCCGTCTCGCCGTGCCACTACCGGCGGGCGCCCCCTTCGTTGCGCAGCGCAGCGCACCCGTGATCGAGATCCTGATCTGGATCCTTGTGCTGATCCTGTCCCTGGTGCCCCTTGCAGCTCTCACGATGACCGCACTCTTGCCGGCTATTGGCGTGGCATTCGGGCCAGACACGATCAGCCTCGATCAGTTCCACGCCGTCCTCGACAATCAGACAGTGAGACGCGCCTTTGGCAATTCGCTGTGGCTCGCCTTGATCACGGCTGCCATCTCGATGCTCGTCGCCGTGCCGCTGGCCTTTGTCTCCAGCCGCCGGCAGAACCCGGTGCTGCGATTGCTGGACATCGTCATCGAAGCACCCTGGGTCGTCCCCGGAACAGTCGTCGCTCTTGGCATGATCCTCGCCTTCCTGAAGCCTCTGCCGCTCGTCGGGATCTCGATCTACGGAACGATGATGATCCTCGTCATCGCCTACCTCGCGCGCTTCCTGCCACTGGTCCTGCGGCCGGTTGCTGCCGCCGCACAGTCAGCCGACCCCTCGCTTGACGAAGCCGCCCGCGTGACAGGCGCCGGCCTGTTGCGCCGCATCCTGGCGATCTTCCTGCCAGGTGTATTGCCCGCCGCCGCGGCCGGCGCGATCCTGGTGGTGATGACGGCGCTGAACGAACTGACGCTCTCGGCCCTCTTGTGGTCGTCGGGCAACGAGACGATCGGCGTGATGATCTTTGCCCTGCAATACGAAGGCAACTCGACCGCCGCAGCTGCGGTCGCGGTCCTTTCGACGCTTCTGGTCCTGATCCTCGCCGCCCTCGCCACGGCGGCCGCCCGCCGTCTGCCACGGGGCACTCTCCCCTGGGTAGACTGA
- a CDS encoding LysE family translocator yields MDLQTVLTFSLAFFVFAASPGPDNLTILSKTVSSGPAHGVAYGVGVVCSIFLFVILAAIGFNAIAQYMNENLRFIQYVGAIYLIYTGIMMWRSKPEIKPRVMRGGLIRLFLTGFLLNISNPKMPIFYLALLPGVLGIRPLTVSDTVELLLIIALIEVIVVGGHVLLGYKAKTALSDPKKIGALNRGAGALMVGAGVLVASR; encoded by the coding sequence ATGGATCTACAAACAGTCCTGACGTTTAGCCTGGCGTTCTTCGTGTTTGCGGCGAGCCCCGGCCCTGACAATCTGACGATCTTGTCGAAGACCGTGTCCAGTGGCCCTGCCCATGGTGTCGCCTATGGTGTCGGCGTCGTTTGCAGCATCTTCCTCTTCGTCATCCTTGCGGCCATCGGCTTCAACGCCATTGCCCAATACATGAACGAAAATCTGCGCTTCATCCAATATGTCGGTGCCATCTACCTGATTTACACGGGCATCATGATGTGGCGCTCGAAGCCAGAGATCAAACCGCGCGTGATGCGGGGCGGCCTGATCCGCCTGTTCCTCACGGGCTTCCTCCTCAACATCTCCAACCCCAAGATGCCGATCTTCTATTTGGCGCTACTGCCGGGGGTGCTCGGAATCCGTCCCCTCACCGTGTCCGATACCGTGGAACTGCTGCTTATCATTGCCCTGATAGAGGTGATCGTAGTCGGAGGGCATGTGCTCCTCGGCTACAAAGCAAAGACGGCCCTGTCTGATCCGAAAAAGATCGGCGCGCTCAATCGCGGAGCTGGAGCCCTGATGGTCGGGGCGGGCGTGCTGGTCGCCAGCCGCTGA
- a CDS encoding HpcH/HpaI aldolase/citrate lyase family protein, translated as MRLRSLLFVPGDRPDRMEKALGCGADALILDLEDSVTLNAKPAARRAAANFLRQAKGRIPLLVRINPLDSGLLDDDLAAILEVPPHGLVLPKAEGASSVEALSAKAPGIPILPIATETPAAIFQLGSYTSVTDRLVGLTWGAEDLPAAIGALGARDETGRYTAPYELARSLTLFGAHAAGVAAIETVYPALADPDGLAAYTRRARFDGFNGMMAIHPAQVPVINQAFTPSAKELAEAQAIVDAFAANPNSGALRFAGRMIDAPHLKQAKRLLEYTDDSH; from the coding sequence ATGAGGCTGCGCTCGCTGCTCTTCGTGCCGGGTGATAGACCCGATCGCATGGAGAAGGCACTCGGCTGCGGCGCCGATGCCCTGATCCTGGACCTCGAGGATTCCGTGACGCTGAACGCCAAGCCTGCGGCTCGGCGGGCGGCGGCCAACTTCCTCCGTCAGGCCAAAGGCAGGATCCCGCTACTCGTCCGTATAAACCCGCTCGACAGCGGCCTTCTAGACGACGATCTCGCCGCAATCCTTGAAGTGCCGCCGCACGGGCTGGTGCTCCCGAAGGCGGAGGGCGCCTCGAGCGTCGAAGCCCTGAGCGCAAAAGCGCCCGGCATCCCCATCCTGCCAATTGCGACCGAGACGCCGGCCGCGATCTTCCAGCTGGGCTCCTACACATCCGTAACCGACCGGCTTGTCGGCCTGACCTGGGGCGCGGAAGACCTGCCGGCTGCCATTGGGGCGCTTGGTGCACGCGACGAGACGGGCCGCTACACCGCCCCTTACGAACTCGCCCGCTCGCTGACCTTGTTTGGCGCTCACGCAGCCGGCGTGGCTGCGATCGAGACCGTTTACCCCGCGCTTGCCGATCCGGACGGGCTTGCCGCCTATACGCGGCGCGCCCGCTTTGACGGCTTCAACGGCATGATGGCGATCCATCCCGCGCAGGTGCCCGTCATCAACCAGGCATTCACGCCTTCCGCAAAGGAATTGGCCGAGGCCCAGGCGATCGTCGACGCATTTGCCGCCAATCCCAATTCAGGCGCGCTCCGTTTCGCTGGCCGAATGATCGACGCACCGCATCTCAAACAGGCGAAACGTCTGCTCGAATACACGGATGACAGCCACTGA
- a CDS encoding ABC transporter substrate-binding protein, giving the protein MFIRTLLTSTILAGLAFTAQAEDTITVYTSQPQDQMTQVIEAFNADHPEIKVELFRSGTTEVMAKLQAEYAAGNSPADVILIADTVAMTQLKHDDRLLAFTDAPVEGIDPAFIDADKTFFGTKVITTGIVYNTDLVKTAPTSWNDLLAADAAKSLIMPSPLYSGAAVIHVGTMTQQPEFGWAYYEKLAEAGAVAGQGNGTVIEAVARGEKAYGIIIEYMALNAKKKGSPVDFVFPTEGVSSITQPVAVLTGSDAVDAAKTFVAWQLSKTAQEQATAQGYFPILPGVTQPEGYPALTTLKILPADSDAMLKADTENKEKFAELFGG; this is encoded by the coding sequence ATGTTCATCCGCACGCTCCTCACCTCCACGATCCTTGCCGGTCTCGCCTTCACCGCACAGGCCGAGGACACGATCACCGTCTATACCTCGCAGCCCCAGGATCAGATGACCCAGGTCATCGAAGCCTTCAACGCCGACCACCCGGAAATCAAAGTGGAGCTCTTCCGCTCCGGCACCACAGAAGTCATGGCCAAGCTGCAGGCCGAATATGCCGCCGGGAACAGCCCGGCCGACGTCATTCTGATCGCTGACACTGTGGCGATGACCCAGCTGAAGCACGACGACCGCCTGCTCGCCTTCACCGACGCCCCGGTTGAGGGCATCGATCCGGCCTTCATCGATGCCGACAAGACTTTCTTCGGCACCAAGGTGATCACCACGGGCATCGTCTACAACACCGACCTCGTGAAGACGGCCCCGACGAGCTGGAACGACCTGCTCGCGGCTGACGCTGCCAAGAGCCTGATCATGCCGAGCCCGCTTTATTCGGGTGCCGCCGTCATCCATGTCGGCACCATGACTCAGCAGCCGGAATTCGGCTGGGCATACTATGAGAAGCTGGCAGAGGCCGGCGCCGTTGCCGGTCAGGGCAATGGCACGGTCATCGAGGCCGTTGCGCGCGGCGAGAAGGCCTATGGCATCATCATCGAATACATGGCGCTCAATGCAAAGAAGAAGGGCTCGCCCGTCGACTTCGTCTTCCCGACCGAAGGCGTGAGCTCAATCACCCAGCCGGTTGCCGTATTGACGGGCTCGGATGCAGTGGACGCTGCCAAGACCTTCGTCGCCTGGCAGCTGTCGAAGACCGCGCAGGAACAGGCGACCGCCCAGGGTTACTTCCCGATCCTGCCCGGCGTCACCCAGCCCGAAGGCTATCCGGCTCTCACGACGCTGAAGATCCTGCCTGCTGACAGCGATGCCATGCTGAAGGCCGACACCGAGAACAAGGAAAAGTTCGCCGAGCTCTTCGGCGGCTGA
- a CDS encoding ATP-binding cassette domain-containing protein: MQDRNWRRQDLGILIAWQTATERFVVIDATGCGPPSRVSIDGSRHLMSEADCGALHTDMLALAKPQGRSIRASHAVLALLVMVAAQSLILLVFWGHPPGMGAIFILLMAGLAWILARVDYSIAASRASILLGWRRHSDLWAEILDRGVTILQSRTPYDYARAMRSVLKNRVRTLRGRMALPMGLASLLPGLVALSISVPQLGLYYALIWIPLLACAIASRRLVGLIENAEGQSLGEMEQWLDLAAQGSLGLRPLGAESFALTRLEAALRRQRRLARRRRTLQQVILACEALFFVLAGAVSIISTLDTPLTALATVASFMVALGLVEVGRATAAMTASGGSSHDNASKSRFTRDLAEEHEALESIELIGVTFQYPGASRPLFKPQDLSIRRGEIVAITGPSGAGKSTLLRLALGILPPTTGEVRINGKCVCAQEQKIWRRQLGVVLQDEHMAVDTLKSFLQGMSGLSLETALRSSDRLGLLKEIEALPMGIQTLVAQGMVPAGLRERLLIARVLLRQPSLLILDEATTGLDEEFQTRLLQELRTAGIGVLIATHRKSVVAIADRCVTVTPI; the protein is encoded by the coding sequence ATGCAAGACAGGAACTGGAGAAGGCAGGATCTTGGTATCCTGATCGCCTGGCAGACAGCGACAGAGCGATTCGTCGTGATCGATGCAACTGGCTGTGGACCACCATCTCGTGTCAGCATCGATGGCAGCCGGCATCTGATGTCTGAGGCCGATTGCGGAGCCTTACATACGGACATGCTTGCTCTGGCAAAGCCGCAGGGGCGCTCGATCCGAGCGAGCCATGCTGTTCTCGCACTCCTTGTCATGGTTGCGGCGCAGTCCTTGATCCTCCTGGTGTTTTGGGGGCATCCACCTGGAATGGGTGCGATATTCATCTTGCTCATGGCGGGCCTTGCATGGATCCTGGCGCGCGTTGACTATTCAATTGCCGCGTCGCGGGCGTCCATCTTGCTCGGATGGCGTCGTCATTCTGATCTCTGGGCCGAAATACTCGACAGAGGAGTGACGATCCTTCAGAGCCGCACGCCTTACGACTACGCCCGGGCGATGCGTTCAGTGCTGAAGAACCGGGTCAGGACTTTGCGCGGACGAATGGCTCTTCCGATGGGGCTTGCCAGCCTGTTGCCGGGTCTTGTGGCCTTGAGCATTTCGGTTCCGCAACTTGGTCTCTACTATGCTCTCATCTGGATACCTCTGCTCGCTTGCGCAATCGCGTCTCGCCGTTTGGTGGGACTGATCGAAAATGCGGAAGGGCAGAGTTTGGGCGAGATGGAACAGTGGCTGGATCTCGCGGCGCAAGGCAGCTTGGGTTTGCGGCCGTTGGGCGCGGAGAGTTTTGCCCTGACGCGTCTGGAGGCTGCTCTGAGACGTCAGAGAAGACTTGCCCGTCGAAGGAGGACGCTGCAGCAGGTTATCCTTGCGTGTGAAGCACTGTTTTTCGTGCTTGCAGGCGCGGTATCGATCATCTCGACACTGGACACGCCCCTCACCGCCTTGGCCACTGTGGCCAGCTTTATGGTTGCGCTGGGGCTCGTGGAAGTCGGTCGCGCAACAGCCGCCATGACTGCGAGCGGGGGATCGTCACATGATAACGCGTCCAAAAGCCGGTTCACACGCGATCTGGCCGAGGAGCACGAAGCACTCGAATCCATCGAACTGATTGGGGTCACCTTCCAGTATCCTGGCGCGTCGCGCCCCCTGTTCAAGCCGCAAGATCTCAGCATCCGGCGGGGCGAGATTGTTGCCATCACAGGACCGTCCGGTGCAGGTAAATCGACCTTACTGAGGCTCGCCCTCGGCATCTTGCCGCCGACCACGGGTGAGGTGAGGATCAACGGGAAATGCGTTTGCGCACAAGAGCAGAAAATCTGGCGAAGACAGCTTGGTGTTGTTCTCCAGGATGAGCATATGGCCGTCGACACCCTCAAGTCCTTCCTGCAGGGGATGAGCGGCCTTTCACTTGAGACAGCGCTTCGAAGTTCCGACAGGCTTGGCCTTCTTAAGGAGATCGAGGCTTTGCCCATGGGCATTCAGACACTTGTTGCACAAGGGATGGTCCCGGCGGGTTTGCGGGAGCGCTTGCTGATTGCAAGGGTTCTCTTGCGGCAGCCATCACTGCTGATCCTGGACGAAGCGACAACTGGTCTCGACGAAGAGTTCCAGACCAGACTTCTGCAAGAGCTGCGCACAGCTGGGATCGGCGTCCTGATCGCAACACACCGTAAAAGCGTGGTGGCAATCGCTGATAGATGTGTGACGGTGACACCAATCTAA
- a CDS encoding MaoC family dehydratase yields the protein MAGRYFDDWTIGDRIAHELRRTVTETDNLMFTLMTHNPQPLHLDVEAAKASEFGQILVNGTFTFSLMVGLSVGDTTLGTLVANLGYDKVVMPKPVFIGDTMRAESEIADLRESRSRPTAGIVTFRHELFNQRGELVCQCLRSALVSRRPQ from the coding sequence ATGGCCGGACGCTATTTCGACGATTGGACGATAGGCGACAGGATCGCCCACGAGCTCCGGCGTACGGTGACCGAAACAGACAACCTGATGTTCACGCTGATGACCCACAATCCGCAGCCCCTGCATCTCGATGTCGAAGCGGCGAAGGCGAGCGAATTCGGCCAGATCCTCGTCAACGGCACCTTCACCTTTTCGCTGATGGTCGGCCTGTCGGTCGGCGATACCACGCTCGGCACGCTCGTCGCCAACCTAGGCTACGACAAGGTCGTGATGCCGAAGCCGGTGTTCATCGGCGATACGATGCGGGCAGAGAGCGAGATTGCCGACCTGAGAGAAAGTCGATCGCGCCCGACCGCTGGTATCGTCACCTTCAGGCATGAACTCTTCAACCAGCGGGGCGAACTGGTCTGCCAGTGCCTGCGCTCCGCACTCGTCTCGCGGAGGCCTCAATGA
- a CDS encoding acetyl/propionyl/methylcrotonyl-CoA carboxylase subunit alpha: MIESLLIANRGEIARRIIRTAKRLGIRTIAVHSDVDADMAFVHEADEALPIGPAPARDSYLRQDRILEAARKSGAQAIHPGYGFLSENAEFAEAVMAEGLVWVGAPPAAIRAMGLKDAAKQRMIAAGVPVTPGYLGEDQSLERLQREADAIGYPVLIKAVAGGGGKGMRRVERSEDFPTALASCRREAASSFGDDRVLIEKYILSPRHIEVQVFGDTKGNVVHLFERDCSLQRRHQKVIEEAPAPGMDAATREAVCQAAVKAARAVDYVGAGTIEFIADASEGLRADRIWFMEMNTRLQVEHPVTEAITGQDLVEWQLRIASGEPLPLRQDQLCITGWAMEARLYAENPANGFLPSIGRLDHLRLPDTLRTDSGVEQGDEVTPHYDPMLAKLISHGTSRQEAARKLGKAVGQVEIWPVRSNAGFLARTLRHPDFLAGAVDTGFIDRHADELVGSREPDEQVLQAAAAALLPRNTSDVWTALTGFRLNAGCDRQVAIEVANKPYLVRMQDVPSTVRSQNGVVFLGGEAWEIGLPRAGHSGHGTGAGDGAIMAPMPGIVIAVSVAEGDPVRRGQPLIVIEAMKMEQVLHAPFDGKVAELRASQGSQVVEGSLLVRIEGEG; encoded by the coding sequence ATGATCGAAAGCTTGTTGATCGCCAATCGTGGTGAAATCGCCCGGCGGATCATTCGCACGGCAAAACGGCTTGGCATCCGAACGATCGCGGTCCATTCGGATGTGGATGCGGACATGGCCTTCGTGCACGAGGCCGATGAGGCTCTGCCGATCGGTCCGGCGCCCGCACGCGACAGCTATCTGCGTCAGGACCGCATCCTGGAGGCCGCCAGGAAGAGCGGCGCTCAGGCGATCCATCCGGGTTATGGCTTCCTGTCGGAAAATGCCGAGTTTGCCGAAGCCGTGATGGCCGAGGGTCTGGTCTGGGTCGGGGCGCCGCCCGCTGCCATCAGGGCCATGGGCCTGAAAGACGCCGCCAAACAACGGATGATCGCAGCCGGCGTGCCAGTCACGCCGGGTTATCTCGGGGAAGACCAGAGCCTAGAACGACTGCAACGTGAAGCCGATGCCATCGGCTATCCGGTGCTGATCAAGGCGGTGGCCGGCGGCGGCGGCAAGGGCATGCGTCGTGTCGAGCGCTCTGAGGATTTCCCTACCGCGCTCGCCAGTTGCCGGCGCGAAGCGGCATCTTCCTTCGGCGATGACCGCGTGCTGATCGAGAAATACATCCTTTCGCCGCGCCATATCGAGGTGCAGGTGTTCGGCGACACCAAAGGCAATGTCGTGCATCTCTTCGAGCGCGACTGCTCGCTGCAACGCCGCCACCAGAAAGTGATCGAGGAAGCCCCCGCCCCCGGCATGGATGCCGCAACGCGAGAGGCGGTTTGCCAGGCGGCCGTCAAGGCGGCCCGTGCGGTTGATTATGTCGGCGCAGGTACGATCGAGTTCATCGCCGATGCCTCGGAGGGCCTGCGTGCTGACCGCATCTGGTTCATGGAAATGAACACGCGTCTCCAGGTCGAGCACCCCGTGACCGAGGCGATCACTGGACAGGATCTGGTCGAATGGCAACTACGCATTGCCTCAGGCGAGCCGCTGCCCTTGCGACAGGATCAGCTTTGCATCACTGGCTGGGCGATGGAAGCGCGGCTTTACGCGGAGAACCCCGCAAACGGCTTCCTGCCGTCGATCGGTCGCCTTGACCATCTGCGTCTGCCGGATACGCTTCGCACCGACAGTGGCGTCGAGCAGGGTGACGAGGTCACCCCGCATTACGACCCGATGCTGGCCAAACTCATCAGCCATGGCACCAGCCGGCAAGAGGCAGCCCGCAAGCTTGGCAAGGCTGTAGGCCAGGTCGAGATCTGGCCGGTGCGCAGCAATGCCGGTTTTCTCGCCCGCACGCTACGTCATCCAGACTTTCTGGCAGGGGCGGTCGATACCGGCTTCATCGATCGGCATGCCGATGAACTGGTAGGATCAAGGGAGCCGGACGAGCAAGTCTTGCAGGCTGCCGCAGCCGCACTGTTGCCGAGGAATACATCCGATGTCTGGACCGCCCTAACAGGATTTCGTCTCAACGCCGGATGCGACCGGCAGGTTGCCATCGAGGTCGCAAACAAGCCCTATCTGGTTCGGATGCAGGATGTGCCGTCGACCGTCCGAAGCCAGAACGGGGTCGTCTTCCTTGGTGGCGAAGCCTGGGAGATCGGGCTGCCACGGGCGGGGCATAGCGGCCATGGTACAGGCGCCGGTGATGGCGCGATCATGGCGCCGATGCCCGGCATCGTAATTGCCGTTTCCGTTGCTGAGGGAGACCCGGTCCGCCGCGGCCAGCCGCTGATCGTCATCGAAGCCATGAAAATGGAGCAGGTGCTCCACGCCCCCTTCGATGGCAAGGTGGCGGAGCTGAGGGCGAGCCAGGGCAGTCAGGTGGTCGAGGGCAGCCTGCTGGTCAGGATCGAGGGAGAAGGTTGA